Proteins encoded in a region of the Drosophila sechellia strain sech25 chromosome 2L, ASM438219v1, whole genome shotgun sequence genome:
- the LOC6611695 gene encoding DNA repair protein complementing XP-G cells, with protein MGVTGLWKLIEPCGKPVPVETLEGKILAVDISIWLHQVVKGFQDNKGSTLSNAHLLGLFHRLCKLLYYRVRPVFIFDGCVPQLKRDTITRRQQQRNKLSNEADRIQALLLQSLAKEKVVQQALGKNAELLLKSPVKRPPPAKKNDEDDLFKLPELPAASVQDNQDESEQDTSASASDSSFDESTARHSYNSSLQAIDVKSQHFRNLPADVRHEILTDIKETRKQSSWGRLHELPARSDDFCSFQMKRLLKRRAVQESLEQAEQEMGGHTLTYAELCDFFNEEGILTPTAIEQCTRQISSDEHTRFLLVRDLKKKAMESTKQEVKMEMIEEVPAEEDEKSSTSTKKEAVKSVDLGTEFDEDLAKALSMSMEETKVYDEKDYEYDSDQELRLNRAQTKQLRHAAKGPARAYMIEYGGMNDEEVGNIMEATQFNDTQSLEKLLEITTVPTDMADNSIEEAKLISQAIEESKQLSQAIEESKKNLNEDKVEIVDTDTDSDLEEVMEVQELDKVKKNLEICVDITGQTDSNDLFADIFEDGEANKIEKNISDDEGDDFIEVKDSEELKLDTEDQDKPITNMSIKETNEVKPSPSIDEIIEVKDSQEAVPAKPKLKPDLDSILNDLKKQTAAVKDIQLNVNEEAKPKVEISSILDELKVKMADVKNITLDDVKLSNSAHIILSSDDESAMKSSKIVPKEELIELCDSDDNKNNRISPNKTPSKNKSIKDFFETSYVVKRTPDKSQASNETSPGTPKTPKPFFRKRTPKSGRKRTSDANEDSDEEVSPTKRSSKASKSLFEPKEPEEEKTVDPEEIIKDAAEALKSQKTSEELQEMATNLAQERKELEIERNRQDRMGMSISQRMSIDCQELLRLFGIPYIVAPMEAEAQCAFLNATDLTHGTITDDSDIWLFGGRTVYKNFFAQNKHVMEFRAEQIEQTFNCNRGKLIQLACLVGSDYTTGIHGIGAVTALEILASFSGQDANGPGICNQSVLQTLIKFRDWWQAHKSSNLPPGSSARLSLRKKLKNIELHEGFPSGAVVEAYLAPTIDDNRDAFSWGTPDVESIREFTRKSFGWTTSKTDDILMPVMKKINEKKIQGSIRNYFTAKSALRVQQPNVSKRVQLAIDKMSGKIDETPEKPKKVTRTRRAKAAPPTDDDLAIADVATKAARPKRGKRKAASESEVLDGELPSTSQSVPKPEKCPRIPSSAEVIPQREKDLEQMRLNKAKAAEILKKSAKANRK; from the exons ATGGGAGTCACGGGCTTGTGGAAGCTCATTGAGCCGTGCGGCAAGCCAGTGCCCGTAGAGACTTTGGAGGGCAAAATCCTAGCAGTGG ATATATCCATATGGTTGCATCAGGTTGTGAAGGGCTTTCAGGACAACAAGGGATCGACCCTGAGTAATGCCCATTTACTGGGTCTATTCCATCGTCTCTGTAAATTGCTATACTATCGTGTGCGACCGGTTTTCATTTTCGATGGATGCGTGCCGCAGCTCAAAAGGGACACTATT ACACGTCGGCAGCAGCAGAGGAATAAGCTCAGCAACGAAGCTGATCGCATTCAGGCTTTGCTCCTTCAATCCCTGGCCAAAGAAAAAGTAGTGCAGCAAGCGCTGGGCAAGAATGCGGAGCTACTGTTGAAATCTCCGGTTAAGCGACCGCCTCCAGCCAAGAAGAACGACGAGGATGACTTGTTCAAGCTTCCCGAACTTCCGGCTGCATCGGTGCAAGATAATCAAGATGAAAGCGAGCAGGACACCAGTGCCAGTGCCTCAGACAGCTCCTTCGACGAGTCAACCGCTCGACATTCTTACAACTCTAGCTTACAGGCCATCGATGTAAAGAGTCAGCATTTTCGGAATCTGCCAGCCGATGTGCGACACGAGATCCTCACAGACATTAAGGAGACGCGCAAGCAATCGTCGTGGGGCCGTCTGCACGAGTTGCCCGCCCGCAGCGATGACTTCTGCTCCTTCCAGATGAAGCGACTCCTCAAGCGCCGAGCCGTTCAGGAAAGCTTAGAGCAGGCGGAACAGGAGATGGGCGGACATACGCTTACCTATGCAGAGTTGTGCGACTTCTTCAATGAGGAGGGCATACTCACACCAACTGCCATTGAACAGTGCACCAGACAAATAAGCTCGGATGAACACACACGATTCCTGCTGGTCAGGGATCTTAAAAAGAAAGCAATGGAGAGCACCAAACAAGAGGTTAAAATGGAGATGATTGAGGAGGTACCCGCTGAGGAGGATGAGAAATCAAGCACTTCCACCAAGAAAGAGGCTGTGAAAAGTGTGGACCTAGGCACCGAGTTCGATGAGGATTTGGCCAAAGCACTGTCTATGTCAATGGAGGAGACCAAGGTGTACGATGAAAAGGACTACGAGTACGACTCAGACCAAGAGTTGCGCCTCAATCGAGCTCAAACCAAGCAATTGCGCCATGCGGCCAAGGGACCTGCACGGGCCTATATGATTGAATACGGCGGAATGAACGACGAGGAAGTTGGCAACATCATGGAGGCCACTCAGTTCAATGACACTCAAAGCCTTGAGAAGTTGCTAGAGATCACGACAGTCCCGACCGACATGGCTGACAACTCGATTGAGGAGGCCAAACTTATTTCACAAGCTATTGAAGAGAGCAAACAACTCTCCCAAGCAATTGAGGAAAGCAAGAAGAATCTTAACGAGGACAAGGTGGAGATTGTAGATACTGATACCGACTCAGACTTGGAGGAAGTAATGGAAGTTCAGGAGCTAGATAAAGTCAAGAAAAATCTTGAGATTTGTGTTGATATCACTGGCCAAACGGACTCGAATGATCTGTTTGCGGATATTTTCGAAGATGGGGAGGCAAATAAAATTGAGAAAAATATAAGCGATGACGAAGGCGATGACTTTATAGAAGTAAAAGACAGCGAGGAACTAAAATTGGATACTGAAGATCAAGATAAACCAATTACGAATATGAGTATTAAAGAAACTAACGAAGTCAAGCCGTCCCCGTCCATTGATGAAATTATCGAAGTGAAAGATAGCCAAGAAGCGGTTCCTGCAAAACCTAAACTCAAACCCGATCTAGattcaattttaaatgatCTGAAAAAGCAAACGGCTGCAGTTAAAGATATTCAGCTAAACGTAAATGAAGAAGCAAAACCAAAGGTTGAAATCAGTTCTATATTGGATGAGCTAAAAGTAAAGATGGCCGACGTTAAAAACATCACTCTAGATGACGTGAAATTAAGCAATAGTGCCCATATCATACTATCCTCCGATGACGAAAGTGCCATGAAATCCTCGAAAATAGTTCCGAAGGAAGAGCTTATTGAATTGTGCGACAGCGACGATAataaaaacaatcgaatatcacCGAACAAAACGCCAAGCAAAAACAAGTCGATTAAGGACTTTTTTGAGACCAGTTACGTGGTCAAGCGAACTCCCGACAAATCTCAAGCGTCAAACGAAACTTCGCCGGGAACACCCAAGACCCCGAAGCCCTTCTTTAGAAAGAGAACCCCGAAGTCCGGACGGAAACGAACTAGTGATGCCAATGAGGACAGTGATGAGGAAGTTTCGCCCACCAAAAGGTCCAGTAAGGCCTCGAAGTCTCTTTTCGAGCCAAAGGAGCCGGAAGAAGAAAAGACTGTAGATCCTGAG GAGATTATCAAAGATGCAGCAGAGGCTCTTAAATCTCAAAAGACCTCAGAAGAACTGCAGGAGATGGCTACAAACTTAGCTCAGGAGCGAAAGGAACTTGAAATCGAGCGGAACCGGCAAGACCGAATGGGCATGTCCATCAGCCAGCGCATGAGCATCGATTGTCAGGAGCTGCTGCGTCTTTTCGGCATCCCGTACATTGTGGCTCCAATGGAGGCAGAGGCGCAGTGCGCCTTCCTCAATGCCACAGATCTCACCCACGGCACCATTACGGATGACAGCGATATCTGGCTTTTTGGTGGTCGAACTGTCTACAAGAACTTCTTTGCCCAAAACAAGCACGTGATGGAATTCCGGGCGGAACAGATCGAGCAAACGTTTAACTGCAACAGGGGTAAACTTATCCAGTTGGCCTGTTTGGTGGGCAGTGACTACACTACAGGAATTCATGGCATTGGTGCTGTAACGGCCCTGGAGATTTTGGCCTCCTTTTCCGGACAGGATGCGAATGGGCCAGGTATTTGCAATCAATCGGTGCTTCAAACGCTAATCAAGTTTCGCGACTGGTGGCAAGCACACAAGAGCAGCAATCTTCCACCTGGCAGCTCGGCTCGCCTTTCTCTCCGCAAGAAACTGAAGAACATCGAACTGCACGAGGGTTTTCCCAGCGGTGCAGTGGTGGAGGCATATTTAGCGCCCACGATCGACGACAATCGGGATGCATTTAGTTGGGGCACACCGGATGTGGAATCAATCAGAGAATTCACGCGAAAATCTTTCGGCTGGACTACTTCAAAAACGGACGACATTCTGATGCCCGTGATGAAAAAAATTAACGAGAAGAAGATACAGGGTTCCATACGCAACTACTTTACGGCAAAGAGTGCTCTGCGAGTTCAACAACCGAACGTCAGCAAACGTGTCCAACTGGCAATTGACAAGATGTCCGGGAAGATCGATGAGACGCCGGAGAAACCAAAGAAGGTGACACGCACAAGACGTGCAAAGGCAGCTCCGCCAACAGATGATGATTTGGCCATCGCGGATGTCGCAACAAAAGCAGCCCGTCCCAAACGCGGCAAACGAAAAGCTGCATCCGAATCGGAAGTTTTGGATGGGGAACTTCCTTCCACATCGCAGTCGGTACCGAAGCCTGAAAAATGTCCTCGAATACCTAGCAGCGCTGAAGTTATACCTCAGAGGGAAAAGGATCTGGAGCAGATGCGCCTCAACAAAGCCAAGGCGGCAGAGATTCTTAAGAAGTCAGCGAAAGCCAATAGGAAATAA
- the LOC6611696 gene encoding uncharacterized protein LOC6611696, whose translation MILKRYNVRPAAYRIYNKYHSMRGFRRRRTKAFKLQKILNHLLSKEGNLINRIRMMSKHKTRAILAESIKLIQRQNRELQTNYLQVEKNEKRLKKLLRKLNHHKKHSLFLKKMLSNLKMQINDHDCSQTTKLNIGEMLRSQFKLMKNRSIGNIKEAQEYIHVVRSLWASHLRYMRRSRSWRRKPKYTFNKSIWMFLNSLKSQTNVKTTKDTYDNKNVSHSKGPYTVTKKFKLFASGDDLNVKSSKKHIQKRIARPKQLNSINLDFLKDPYEDSQKRSTHNLSASRLKVKVYPRKKIETHNTADGEISPDTDLKQPKIAFGEKTLNKDEKQEGTWRRPHYIDSKIIIGRDLKRSKKRKASELKKKFALKNTFPNLKMRLGKLRRVRKNNAAIEDESLEKDTFANLKQRLGKMRHRRVRKNSSAIEGVSLEKDTFPTMKMRLGKHRKLRKDYAAIEDEKEKNTFPNLEEPHGKHRRVRKNNAAIEDEFLQKDTFSNLENPHGKHRRVRKNNAAIEDEFLQKNTFPNLEKAHGKHRRVRKNHTEGENGSLQNVQSEEREESQAKNDLDRFSKSSTIKKIQHFSTYEKLKSAYRTESLKPTRHSSVFNKKDKSEESLAKQKSVSKYIDIKTNLNSSHLSQTSSFSVGKLKVNSGLLPKSSVRSLDDSQPPLSSMATTIINLLFEDRPIASDKPRTHQKTIDFTKMSLNTFLGTISRMKPSDQANAVWNDLQGKYREWFSNVIMPEDAQKCKKILKWRYIHNMQKVLHNHVKQFKIDYDGGRSETGSRKSIMSSRAFRSSYIVPTSNGSLGVPKKASSTDISPIRRMHDTLLRLQMDTLRSRAFDKNVEEMERMIMGRQVPMSAEEMEIYKKYKSDPQHYNILILTSGKPITDEKYEEMLPILEKNFQFINEQLMILSREKRVQEMKFRNEIQKAEEEVVSKVSAESCHMDRTDLNEAYLEARRKIWAAYIAKQDKTPTEILLAQVRYKKRMDQLARKREEREQRILQEQRLHKKRRPLSDLFRAPRRTNRERQAIEDIKDKLEGRKSKCSLTSFCCRQCSRCGLIWSEKCSEESNDTSEAHICQNVKAS comes from the coding sequence ATGATTTTGAAACGATATAATGTACGACCAGCTGCCTACCGTATATATAACAAATACCATTCAATGAGGGGTTTCAGGAGGCGCAGGACGAAAGCgtttaaattgcaaaaaatctTAAATCATCTTTTGAGTAAGGAGGGCAATTTGATTAACAGGATCCGAATGATGTCCAAGCATAAGACCCGGGCCATTTTGGCTGAATCCATTAAATTGATACAGCGACAAAATCGTGAACTTCAAACAAATTATCTGCAAGTtgaaaagaatgaaaaaagGCTGAAGAAACTATTACGAAAATTAAACCATCATAAAAAACACAGTTTATTTCTCAAAAAAATGTTAAGCAatttgaaaatgcaaattaatgaTCACGATTGCAGTCAAACAACTAAACTTAATATTGGAGAAATGTTAAGGTCTCAAttcaaattaatgaaaaatcGATCCATAGGCAACATAAAAGAAGCCCAAGAATATATTCATGTTGTAAGGAGTTTATGGGCAAGCCATTTACGATATATGAGAAGAAGTAGGTCTTGGAGACGCAAAccaaaatatacttttaataaATCCATATGGATGTTCTTAAACTCACTAAAATCTCAAACGAATGTCAAAACAACAAAGGATACGTACGACAACAAAAACGTTTCGCATTCAAAAGGACCCTACACGGtgacaaaaaaatttaaattattcgcTTCGGGAGACGATCTCAACGTAAAGTCAAGTAAAAAACATATTCAAAAACGCATTGCGCGGCCAAAACAATTAAACTCAATAAACTTAGATTTTTTGAAAGATCCATATGAAGATTCTCAAAAAAGAAGCACTCATAACTTATCGGCATCGAGGCTAAAGGTTAAAGTTTATCCACGAAAAAAGATCGAAACACACAATACAGCGGATGGAGAAATTTCCCCTGACACAGATTTAAAACAACCGAAAATAGCATTTGGCgaaaaaacattaaataaagACGAAAAACAGGAGGGAACCTGGAGGAGACCGCATTAtatcgactcaaaaataattaTAGGTAGAGACCTAAAGAGgtcgaaaaaaagaaaagcctcagaattgaaaaagaaattcGCGTTAAAGAATACATTTCCAAATTTGAAAATGCGTCTTGGAAAGCTTAGAAGAGTTCGAAAAAACAATGCTGCGATTGAAGACGAGTCCTTGGAAAAGGATACATTTGCAAATTTGAAACAGCGACTTGGAAAAATGCGACACAGAAGAGTCCGAAAAAACTCTTCAGCGATTGAAGGCGTATCCTTGGAAAAAGATACATTTCCAACTATGAAAATGCGACTTGGAAAGCACAGAAAACTGCGAAAAGACTATGCAGCGATTGAAGACGAGAAAGAAAAGAATACTTTTCCAAATTTGGAAGAGCCGCATGGAAAGCACAGAAGGGTCCGAAAAAACAATGCAGCGATTGAAGACGAGTTCTTGCAAAAGGATACATTTTCAAATTTGGAAAATCCGCATGGAAAGCACAGAAGAGTCAGAAAAAACAATGCAGCGATTGAAGACGAGTTTTTGCAAAAGAATACATTTCCAAATTTGGAAAAGGCGCATGGAAAGCACAGAAGAGTCCGAAAAAACCATACAGAAGGAGAAAACGGTTCATTGCAAAATGTTCAATCAGAAGAAAGAGAGGAGAGTCAGGCAAAGAATGATCTTGATAGGTTTTCAAAATCTTCAaccattaaaaaaatacaacatttCTCGACATACGAAAAATTGAAATCTGCTTATCGAACGGAAAGTTTAAAACCAACGAGACATAGTTCagttttcaataaaaaagaTAAATCCGAAGAAAGCCTAGCCAAGCAGAAGTCTGTATCAAAATATATCGACATAAAAACCAACTTGAATTCATCTCATTTATCTCAAACAAGCTCCTTTTCAGTAGGAAAACTGAAAGTGAATTCCGGACTTTTGCCAAAATCCTCTGTGAGATCACTGGATGACTCGCAACCACCCTTGTCATCAATGGCTACAACGATTATCAATCTTTTGTTCGAAGATAGGCCAATAGCTTCGGATAAACCAAGAACACATCAAAAAACAATAGACTTTACAAAAATGTCATTAAACACTTTTTTGGGAACGATTTCTAGGATGAAGCCCTCGGATCAGGCAAATGCTGTGTGGAACGATTTGCAGGGGAAATATAGAGAGTGGTTTTCCAATGTTATAATGCCCGAGGATGCTCAGAAATGCAAGAAAATTCTCAAGTGGCGCTATATTCACAATATGCAAAAGGTCTTACACAATCATGTCAAGCAGTTTAAGATTGATTATGACGGTGGGCGATCAGAAACAGGTTCCAGAAAATCTATAATGTCAAGTAGGGCATTTCGATCCAGTTACATAGTACCAACCAGCAATGGATCACTAGGAGTTCCCAAAAAGGCATCTAGCACAGACATTTCCCCGATCAGACGAATGCACGACACCCTACTGCGATTGCAAATGGATACGTTGAGGTCAAGGGCCTTTGACAAGAATGTGGAGGAAATGGAGCGCATGATCATGGGTAGACAGGTACCCATGAGTGCGGAAGAAATGGaaatatataagaaatataaatcTGATCCTCAGCACTACAACATACTGATACTAACGTCGGGTAAACCCATTACGGATGAGAAGTATGAGGAAATGTTGCCGATTCTGGAGAAAAATTTTCAGTTTATAAACGAACAATTAATGATACTTTCCAGGGAAAAGCGGGTTCAGGAAATGAAATTCAGAAACGAGATACAAAAAGCGGAAGAAGAAGTAGTGTCAAAAGTTTCCGCCGAAAGCTGCCATATGGATCGCACAGATTTAAATGAAGCATATCTGGAGGCAAGAAGAAAAATTTGGGCAGCCTACATTGCCAAACAGGACAAGACTCCTACCGAGATTCTATTAGCCCAAGTCCGCTATAAGAAACGAATGGATCAGCTGGCCAGAAAACGGGAGGAGCGCGAGCAGCGAATCCTGCAGGAGCAGCGGCTTCACAAGAAGAGAAGACCACTTAGTGATCTATTTCGAGCTCCAAGACGAACGAACCGCGAGCGACAAGCCATCGAGGACATCAAGGACAAGCTGGAGGGCAGGAAATCGAAATGCTCGCTAACATCATTTTGTTGCCGACAGTGCAGCAGGTGCGGCTTGATCTGGTCAGAGAAATGTTCCGAAGAATCCAACGATACTTCAGAAGCGCACATCTGTCAAAATGTAAAAGCAAGTTAG